From a single Piliocolobus tephrosceles isolate RC106 chromosome 21, ASM277652v3, whole genome shotgun sequence genomic region:
- the ZFP82 gene encoding zinc finger protein 82 homolog isoform X3 translates to MERIKNHGLKGLILKHDWESTGKMEGQERPQEGYFSSVKMPSEKVSSYQKRTSVTSHQRLHFVDKPYECKECGKAFRVRQQLTFHHRIHTGEKPYECKECGMAFRQTAHLTRHQRLHSGEKLYECKECGEAFICGADLRVHQKMHIGEKPYECKECGKAFRVRGQLTLHQRIHTGEKPYVCKECGKAFRQYAHLTRHQKLNSADRLYECKECGKAFLCGSGLRVHHKLHTGEKPYECKECGKAFRVRQQLTLHQRIHTGEKPYECKECGKTFSRGYHLILHHRIHTGEKPYECKECWKAFSRYSQLISHQSIHIGVKPYDCKECGKAFRLLSQLTQHQSIHIGEKPYKCKECGKAFRLRQKLTLHQSIHTGEKPFECKECRKAFRLNSSLIQHLRIHSGEKPYECKECKKAFRQHSHLTHHLKIHNVKI, encoded by the coding sequence ATGGAAAGAATTAAAAACCATGGCCTTAAGGGtctcattttaaaacatgattggGAATCCACAGGAAAAATGGAAGGACAGGAGAGACCTCAAGAAGGATACTTCAGTAGCGTGAAAATGCCATCTGAAAAGGTGTCCTCTTACCAGAAACGCACATCTGTTACTTCACATCAGAGACTTCATTTTGTCGataaaccctatgaatgtaaggaatgtgggaaggcgTTCAGAGTGCGCCAACAGCTTACTTTTCATCACAGAATTCATACTGGtgaaaaaccctatgaatgtaaggagTGTGGGATGGCCTTCAGACAGACCGCACACCTTACTCGACATCAGAGACTTCATTCTGGTGAAAAActctatgaatgtaaggaatgtggggaAGCTTTCATATGTGGTGCAGATCTTAGAGTACATCAGAAAATGCATATTGGTGAGAAGCCCtatgaatgtaaagaatgtgggaagGCTTTTAGGGTACGAGGACAACTTACTCTGCATCAGAGGattcatactggtgagaaaccctaTGTGTGTAAAGAGTGTGGAAAGGCCTTTAGACAGTACGCACACCTGACTCGGCATCAGAAGCTTAATAGTGCTGACAGGCTCTATGAGTGCAaagaatgtgggaaggccttttTGTGTGGCTCTGGTCTTAGAGTACATCACAAACttcatactggtgagaaaccctatgaatgtaaggaatgtggaaagGCCTTTAGAGTGCGGCAACAACTAACACTgcatcagagaattcacactggtgagaagccctatgaatgtaaggaatgtgggaagacCTTCAGCCGTGGTTATCATCTTATTCTCCATCACAGAATTCATACTGGTGAAAAACcttatgaatgtaaggaatgctGGAAAGCCTTTAGTCGCTACTCACAACTTATTTCACATCAGAGTATTCATATTGGTGTTAAGCCCTATGactgtaaggaatgtgggaaggcctttagACTACTTTCACAACTCACACAGCATCAGAGTATTCATATTGGtgagaaaccctataaatgtaaggaatgtggcaAGGCCTTTAGATTGCGCCAAAAACTTACTCTACATCAGAGCATTCATACTGGTGAAAAGCCCTTTGAGTGTAAGGAATGTAGGAAGGCCTTTAGGCTTAATTCATCCCTTATTCAACATCTGAGAATTCATTCtggtgagaaaccctatgaatgcaaGGAATGTAAGAAGGCCTTTAGGCAACATTCACACCTTACTCATCATCTGAAAATTCATAATGTAAAAATCTAA